A genomic segment from Sparus aurata chromosome 20, fSpaAur1.1, whole genome shotgun sequence encodes:
- the dusp3a gene encoding dual specificity protein phosphatase 3, whose amino-acid sequence MKKHLSPAKQQQQPPADVPAAPGGGGGGEVTVQQLNELLSNGSGFYSLPTQHFNEVFPRIYIGNAFVAQNAMRLQKLGVTHVLNVAEGTSFMHVNTSVDFYAGTGITYHGIQANDTEQFNLSAFFEEGADFIDKALAHNNSKGKVYVHCREGYSRSPTMVVAYLMLRHRMDARLAVATVRHKREIGPNDGFLRQLCQLNEKLAKEGKLNGEVGKLKTK is encoded by the exons ATGAAGAAGCACCTGAGTCCGGctaaacaacagcagcaaccaCCGGCTGATGTCCCGGCGGCTcccggcggcggtggcggcggcgagGTGACAGTCCAACAACTCAACGAGCTGCTGTCCAACGGCAGCGGCTTCTACAGCCTCCCGACACAACACTTCAACGAGGTCTTCCCCAGAATATACATCGGCAACGC GTTCGTAGCCCAGAATGCAATGCGCCTGCAGAAACTGGGAGTGACGCACGTCCTCAACGTGGCGGAGGGCACCTCCTTCATGCACGTCAACACCAGTGTGGATTTCTACGCCGGCACGGGCATCACGTACCACGGTATCCAGGCCAACGACACCGAGCAGTTCAACCTCAGTGCCTTCTTTGAGGAGGGGGCAGATTTTATTGACAAGGCCCTAGCACACAATAATTCGAAAG GGAAGGTGTACGTACACTGCAGAGAAGGCTACAGCCGCTCCCCCACCATGGTTGTCGCCTACCTCATGCTGCGCCACAGAATGGATGCCCGGCTGGCGGTGGCCACCGTGAGGCATAAGAGAGAAATCGGCCCCAACGACGGCTTCCTTCGCCAGCTGTGCCAACTTaacgagaagctggcgaaggaGGGCAAGCTGAACGGGGAGGTGGGCAAACTAAAGACCAAATGA